The genomic stretch CAGAGCTGCGCCAGAGCATCCGTACACCGGAAGCTGTGCTGAACCGCGCCGAAGCCAATGCTTTCCTGGATAACCTGTCAGATGCCCTGCAGGACCTGAACAACCTGCGCAGAAGCCGGATTGCCGATTACCAGGATGTTAGTATCACGGATAAGCAGGAACTGATCCAGGCTATCCGGAATGAGCGCCGCAAAGAGCTATGCTTTGAGAACCATCGCTGGTTTGACCTGCGCCGTTATGGTATGCCGGCCATTGAGCACCGCTATATGGCCAATCCCGGTGAAGCTTTGCAGACCTTTACCCTGGAAGAAAAGGACCCTATGTACACCGTTCCTTTCCCTTCCAGTGTGATCACCCGGAACCCCGGCCTGCAGCAGAATCCCGGATTCTCCATGCCCACCAGACAGGGACATTAATTCTTCACTCACTTACTTCAATCATATGAGCAATAAACTATGGATCCTCGGCTGCGCTTTCAGCCTCCTGTTGTTCTCCTGCAAAAAGGATGATAAGATCAGTGATCCGCTTCCCATTGAGCCTGATTATGTATTGCCCCAGGGCAATGCCTCTCAGGCGGCCAATGACCGCATCCAGCAGCTGTATGACAATTATGGCTCCTATTTTCTGTATAACTATACCCAAAAGGATTTTGTATGGGTACAATACACTGGTTCCAGCGCCGGCGCCATTGATACGGCGGTGCTGGGAGATCCCCAGTATGCGGAGGATATGCTGAAATTCCTGGATGATATCTGGCTGCAGTTCCTGCCCGAAAGCTTTAAGAAAGGCCCTGCTATTCCCTATCGTGTGTTCCTGGCAGATACCATCAAGCAATACAGGGTGGGTTTAAGGCCGCCGCTGACACACCTGTTCTTCGACTACAAGATCTCCGGCAAATCCCTCGCTATTGCAGGTATGAACGCCTCCCTGCGCACTATGACGCCTGCAGAGAAAGTAGCGAAACGGAATGTGCTGCTGCCCATCATTTTTAACTATTATATCAGCAACGGGATCATTACCCTGCCTGCCGAGTTCTATACCATCAGCGATTATGCAACTGTACCGGCAAATCCTGCCACCAGTCCGGAGAATATGGCCGCCTGGCGCAGCAGAGGCTTCCTGCCGTCCAGCTATAACGCGGTTACCGGTGCGCCTTTTGAATGGTATTATTCCTACCTGTGGGGCAATGTAACTACTTACCTGCCCACTATGAGGACCAATGACGTTAATGCGTACCTGCTGCACCTGATGCAAAGAACGGATGCCCAGGTAGCAGATTTCCTGGCCTATCCCATTATCAAAAAGAAGTGGGACCTGTTGCTGAATCATTTCAAGAATAGCTACGGTATTGACCTGCGTGCCATCGGCAATACCACCTATCAATAAGTTAATCCCAATGTTACCCTGACTGTCTTCCCGGGACGCCGGGAAGACAGTTCCCCTCCGGGGTTCCTCTTTCCAACCAACCATTACTGCTACTGCATTATGATGTAAGCGAATGTTTACACACAGCTATTATATTACCTCAACAATTCATGATGAATGGAAAATGCCATTGTAAAAGTTGAACACTTATCTCATCGCTATAGTTCCCAATGGGCGGTCAGGGATATCAGTTTCGAGATCCATCAGCAAGGCGTAGTAGGCCTGTTGGGTTCTAACGGCGCCGGTAAGTCCACCACAATGAACATCATCTGTGGTGTGCTGAAACAAACCAAGGGAGAAGTCTTTATCAATGGGGTCAACCTGAAGGATAATCCGGTGGAGGCCAAGAAGAATATCGGCTTTATGCCGCAGAAGCTTCCGCTGCACCTGGATTTTACTGTGGAAGAATACCTTACCTATTGCGCTGACCTGCGTATGGTCGAAAAAACAAAAGTAAAAAAGGTCGTGGCCGAAGCCGCTGAAAGATGCGGTGTATCCCATTTCCGCGAAAGATTGCTCCGTAATTTATCCGGTGGCTACCAGCAACGCGTAGGCATTGCCCAGGCCATCGTTCACAACCCCCGCTTTGTGGTGCTGGACGAGCCTACCAACGGCCTTGATCCCAACCAGATCGTGGAAGTGCGTAACCTCATCAAAGAAATTGCACAGGATCGCTCCGTGCTCCTCTCTACCCATATCCTCACAGAAGTGCAAGCTACCTGTAAGGAGATCAAAATGATTGAACAGGGTCAGATGGTATTCAGCGGTACCCTGGAGATGTTCGACAATTACATTGAACCCAACAGCCTTATCCTTACCCTGGACACGCCCCCCGCATCTGAA from Candidatus Pseudobacter hemicellulosilyticus encodes the following:
- a CDS encoding ABC transporter ATP-binding protein, with the translated sequence MENAIVKVEHLSHRYSSQWAVRDISFEIHQQGVVGLLGSNGAGKSTTMNIICGVLKQTKGEVFINGVNLKDNPVEAKKNIGFMPQKLPLHLDFTVEEYLTYCADLRMVEKTKVKKVVAEAAERCGVSHFRERLLRNLSGGYQQRVGIAQAIVHNPRFVVLDEPTNGLDPNQIVEVRNLIKEIAQDRSVLLSTHILTEVQATCKEIKMIEQGQMVFSGTLEMFDNYIEPNSLILTLDTPPASEELMQLEGVRSVEQLAPYRFRLGYDGDRRTARKIAETSVYNGWGLMEMMIEKSSLDAVFARLSKKTS